The Vibrio aerogenes nucleotide sequence CCCCTCTGGATCTCACGACCGAAGATGATATCTGGGTCTATATCAAGTCTCAGCCCCTGCCACCCTGTGAGAATGTGCCGGTTTTACAGACTTACATCGATACCGTCCTTTCCGGCTGTCTTGAAATCTCTGAAGATTTTGCCCGCTTCTTTATTCGCCATACGCGAGGCTGGCAGTCACCGGTTGATAATGATCGACAGCAACCGCGGTACAAAAATTATGCGGGTATTCCTGAACACCATATTGAACTTATTGACGAATTACTGGCAGTTCATGCCTGAGTGGATCAAAAAAATCTCCGGGAAAAATACCCCCCGGAGATTAAAACAAAAGCCGCTCAGCTTTTATTGAATTTCAATTTCGGTGCCATCCACATACACTTTACAGTCTTCTGTCGCGCAGCGAATATTGCTGTAAGTTGTATCTGTATCCGTTAATGAAGTCAGATAAGAAGTACCGGTCACCAGCCACTGGCTTTCAGCATCTAAGGTCAAAGAGACACTGGATGCCGTGTTATCTGTATTGATAGCGCCTTTCAATTCGGATGGTTGCAGATCACTGTGTGCCAGAGTGATATCCGCTGTACTGACATCATCCACAATCACATCCCCGGCCAGTTTGACTCCGTTTGCAGTGAAGTTTGCAATACCGCCCTTGTAGTCCCAGTGTTTGTTCAGTGCGGACAACAAGAGTGTCGGACAACTGTTGTTCACTTCAACATCATTCAGGGTCATCGTCCCTGTCTGGTTCGCAACCACAAATGCTGCACAGTTATCGGTTGCCGTCTCTGAAGTGTTCGAGGTATCGGTATAGTTGAAGACACCCCCGGTCATTGTAAAGCAGGAACCCACACCGCATTCACTGTTGTCCGCATCACCGGACATACTTTGATACAGGAAGACACCGCGGTGTTCATCCAGATCAGAGATACCATTGAGGGTCACATTGTCCAGAGTGACGACATTACTGCCTTCCAGTACAACCACTTCAGCATTGGTCGTCGTAAATGTCGCATCGGAAGCAGTAATGGTACCTGTAGAATAGATACCAGCAGAACGCATACCTGTGGCTTTATAAGTACCACCGTGAACAATCACTGTACCGCTGCCCCGATCCGTACCTACAACCGAACTTGAAGCACCTGTCGTTAATGCGTCCACATTATTTGCGATAATGGTGCCGCCTCCGGCTGCGAAAACTGCGTGACCGCCGTCAGCAGTTGCTTTCATGGTTGTATCCGAGACAGAAATAACGCCGGAACCATAAGCAAAAACAGAATTCGCGCCCATACCTGTAGAGGTAATGCTACCGCCATGAATGGTCAGATTACCGCCATCATAATTCAGTACAGCGGCATTGAGACCAAAGAAGCTGCTCTCTTCATTACTTGAACTTTCACCGGATGTTGTAATGGTTGGTTGTTCCAGCACCAGTGCAGCATCAGAACCGGTCACACAGACAGCACTATCACTGTCAGTACTTGTGGTATAAGTTGCACCTTGTTCAGTGAATGTACCGGAATCAAGCAGATAAGATGCGGTTCCCCGGCCGCATGCACCTGATGTCCAGCTGCCGTAGTCTGATGTTTCAACGGTCAAAGTGACCGGCTGAGACATACTATCTTTGTACGCTGGCGCACCATTATATTTTGCAGAAAGATTGTGAGTTCCTTCCGTCAGGACGGCTGTGAATGATGCAGCCCCGGAAGACAAAGGTGCAGCCCCCAATACTGTCGGGCCATCCATAAAGGTAATGTAGCCGGTTGCATCTGAAGGTGTGACAGAGACCGTGAGTGTCACAGTGTCTGTTGTGCTTGCAGAAGCGACAGATGAAGCCAGTGTTGTTTTAGTAAACGCGGACGGTAAACCCGCAGGATTGACATCCGGTGTAAAATCATGCGCACTTGCACAGACTGAGCCAACGGACAACATAATTGCCAGGGGATAAGTTGTTTTATATAAACATTTCATTTTTATATTCCTGTTTTTAACCCTGAAAGTACATGGGTTATTCATTGCTTAAATGACGACTTATACATATCCTGGGAACAACGAAGAATGCTTGAAAATCTTGAAAACTCCTGGTTTATATCTAATTAACTATCTGAAAAA carries:
- a CDS encoding gamma-glutamylcyclotransferase family protein, which translates into the protein MSVYIFGYGSLMNSSSRRLTGQTGQAIPAVVSGLIRHWGKVDDSYFASPLVSEPGAGLVNGVLLEIMDEALEEFDKREAGYQRIPLLAEQFEAPLDLTTEDDIWVYIKSQPLPPCENVPVLQTYIDTVLSGCLEISEDFARFFIRHTRGWQSPVDNDRQQPRYKNYAGIPEHHIELIDELLAVHA
- a CDS encoding Ig-like domain-containing protein, whose protein sequence is MKCLYKTTYPLAIMLSVGSVCASAHDFTPDVNPAGLPSAFTKTTLASSVASASTTDTVTLTVSVTPSDATGYITFMDGPTVLGAAPLSSGAASFTAVLTEGTHNLSAKYNGAPAYKDSMSQPVTLTVETSDYGSWTSGACGRGTASYLLDSGTFTEQGATYTTSTDSDSAVCVTGSDAALVLEQPTITTSGESSSNEESSFFGLNAAVLNYDGGNLTIHGGSITSTGMGANSVFAYGSGVISVSDTTMKATADGGHAVFAAGGGTIIANNVDALTTGASSSVVGTDRGSGTVIVHGGTYKATGMRSAGIYSTGTITASDATFTTTNAEVVVLEGSNVVTLDNVTLNGISDLDEHRGVFLYQSMSGDADNSECGVGSCFTMTGGVFNYTDTSNTSETATDNCAAFVVANQTGTMTLNDVEVNNSCPTLLLSALNKHWDYKGGIANFTANGVKLAGDVIVDDVSTADITLAHSDLQPSELKGAINTDNTASSVSLTLDAESQWLVTGTSYLTSLTDTDTTYSNIRCATEDCKVYVDGTEIEIQ